One Drosophila willistoni isolate 14030-0811.24 chromosome 2R unlocalized genomic scaffold, UCI_dwil_1.1 Seg167, whole genome shotgun sequence DNA segment encodes these proteins:
- the LOC6642331 gene encoding heterochromatin protein 1, with protein MQKKDNNKSKVSGSQEFVIEKILDQRLRNDKVEYYIKWKDHCESKNSWKELDPLVFANVIEQFQVKRNKKASKKAAKNSKVPNSGGKTSLASQPSNGNGFQRGLKAIEICGVNHFSTGLTFLIRFDDDGEPELIPAKVANIKIPQMVIQYYESRISWDSDGDNSE; from the exons ATGCAGAAGaaggacaacaacaaatcaaaaGTTTCTGGTTCCCAGGAGTTTGTCATTGAAAAGATCTTAGATCAGCGTCTTCGCAATGATAAG GttgaatattatataaaatggAAAGACCACTGCGAGTCGAAAAACTCTTGGAAGGAGTTGGACCCATTAGTCTTCGCCAATGTGATCGAACAATTTCAGGTGAAACGCAACAAAAAg GCTTCTAAGAAAGCTGCAAAGAATTCCAAGGTTCCGAATTCAGGTGGCAAAACCT CTTTGGCTTCGCAGCCTTCCAATGGCAATGGCTTTCAGCGTGGACTTAAAGCCATAGAAATTTGTGGCGTCAACCATTTTTCAACTGGTCTCACATTCCTGATACGGTTTGATGATGATGGGGAACCGGAACTGATCCCAGCAAAAGTGGCTAATATAAAAATACCTCAAATGGTCATACAATATTACGAGTCCCGGATCTCTTGGGATTCGGATGGTGATAATTCTGAGtaa